The DNA region GAGAACGTCACATTCGATGAAACGATGGCCATCATCGATGCGCATTACGACTTCATCCCGACTGCTTTCAGGAACGGCCAGCTGAACAACGCGGCCGGACAGAACAACGGTTCATGCAAGCTGTTCTCGTTCGCCCGCCTGCACGGCCTGCCGCAACAGCAGACTTTGCACTGCTTCGGCAAATATTACCGCGATGACGTGCTCAAGCATCCGGACGGCAGCGATCACCAGAACATCCGCAATTTCATCAAGACCGGCTGGGCCGGGATCGAATTCGGCGGCGACGCGCTGACACCGAAGAAATCCTGACCGGATTCGCTATTTGGGTTTGCGCTGCTCAGGTTTCACGCGCGGTGCCAGCAGTTCGTCGCCGTCGTCCGCATCCAGCTCTTCGCCTTTCGCATTCGTCAGCGGCTGTTCGTAATCACTCCAGCCGCGCACGCCGGTCTTGAGCGAAACCACATTGGTGTAACCCATCCGCTGCAGCATATCGGCGGCCAGCACCGAACGCTTGCCGGAACGGCAGATGACCACGATCTCCCGCTCGCGTCCGTTCGCCAGCTCCGGCACCGTCTCGTCGTAGTCCCACTCGCAGGACTGCTCCAGCACGCCGCGCGGCACATTGATCGAGCCGGGAATGCGCAACAGGTCGAATTCGGACGGTTCGCGCACGTCGAGCAGGATCGGTCTGCTGCCTGCCGCCAGCGCCCTGCTCAGGTCCCACGGCATGATCTCTTTTACGCGCGTGAGCGCCTCGGCAACCAGATCGTCGTATCGCTCCATCCCCAGCCCCCTTCCCGCTATTCCAGAGCAAACACCGCGATCGACTCCACATGCGAAGTCTGCGGAAACATGTTCATCACGCCGGCCGACTTGAGCTTGTAGCCTTTCACATGCACCAGCACCTCGGCATCGCGCGCCAGCGTGGCAGGATTGCACGAGACATAGACGATGCGCCCGGGAGCAGTTTCGTCGCTGATGGACTTCATCAGCTCGATTGCACCATCGCGAGGCGGATCGACCAGCCACTTGTCGAAACGGCCTGACTTCGCCAGAACGGCTTCATCCATCTCGAACAGGTTCATCATCTGGAATGTCGTATTGGCGGCAAGGCCGTTGTATTCTGCATTCTGCCTGGCTCGCTTCACCAATGCATCGCTGCCCTCCACACCCAGCACTTGCGCACCGCTACGCGCGATGGGCAAGGTGAAGTTGCCCAGTCCGCAGAAGAAATCAGCGATGCGTTCACCGGCTTGCGGCGCCAGCAGGCGCATTGCGCGACTGATCATCAGGCGGTTCATGTCGCTGTTCACCTGGGTAAACTCGGTTGGCGCAAACGGCATGGTGATGCCGAATTCCGGCAGGCTGTAGCTCAGCTTCGGCGCGTCCAGCGGGTAGAACGGGGCAACCGTTTCCGGCCCCTTGGTCTGCGTCCAGAACTGCACGCTGTGCTTGTCGGCAAACTCCCTGATCAGCACTTCATCCGAGGGCGAGAGCGCAGCAAGGATGCGCAGCACCAGCACATCGACGAACTCGCCGACCGCCACTTCGATCTGCGGGATGATGTCGCGTGCGGTGAATTTCTCGTTCAGCTCGCCCAGCAGCGGCAGCAGGCTGGCGATCTTCGGCGTGAGTATCTCGCAGTGCTGCATATCGGCCACATACTTGCCGTTCTGCTCACGAAAGCCAACCAGGGTCTTGTCCTTCTTCAGCACATGCCGCACTGACAGCCGCGCACGCTGGCGATAGCCCCAGGGCTGGCCGTAGATGGGCGGCAGTACGACTTCTGGCCTGACCTTGCCGATGCGCTGCAGATTGTCTTCCAGCACACGCTGCTTGACGGCCACTTGCGCACGCGCATCCAGATGCTGCATGGAGCAGCCGCCGCACACACCGAAGACCGGACACTTCGGCTGCACGCGCATGAACGACTGTTTCAGGATCTGCCCGACCTTTGCCTGTTCGTAGTTGTTTTTTTTGCGGTATGAGGAATAGGTGACCAGTTCGCCGGTCAGCGCACCTTCGATGAAGATCACCTTCCCATCGGCATGGGCGATGCCGCGACCTTCGTGGTCGAGCGATTCAATGATTACGGGATTCATACGGATTTCTTTTCAGGCCACTGCGCCAGGAATTCCTTCCAGTGCGTTTCATCGGATTTACCTAACGTGTCGCGCACCAGGTCCAGCTCCTGCTCGTAGCGCGCCTTGGTGAATTGCCCGCGCATCAGCTGGAAGCGCGCGAACACCAGATACGTGTTGACCACGTCGGTCTCGCAGTAGTTGCGGATCTCCACCAGCCTGCCCTGCTGGTAGGCTTCCCACACCTTGCTGCCGTCCATGCCCAGCTTGCCGGGAAAGCCGATCAGCTTGGCCAGTTCGTCCAGCGGCGCATTGGCGCGGCCGGTATACATCGCCAGCAAGTCCATCAGGTCGAGATGGCGCGAATGATAGCGGCTGATGTAGTTGTTCCACTTGAAGTCCTTGTCGTCCTCGCCCTGATCCCAGTAACGCGGCGACTGGATGCCGTGGATGAGGCCGCGATAGTGCAACACCGGCAGGTCGAAGCCGCCGCCGTTCCAGCTCACCAGTTGCGGCGTATATTTCTCGATGCCGTCGAAGAAACGCTTGATCAGACTGCCCTCGTCCTCATCCGGCTCGCCCAGTGTCCATACCTTGAAGTTGTCGCCTTCGCGCAGCACGCAGGAGATTGCCGCAACGCGCTGCAGATGATGCGGCAGAAAATCGCTGCCGGTCTTCTGGCGGCGCATCTGGAACGCCATCTCCGCCACTTCGGCGTCAGCCACCGCATGGTCGAGTTCATACAGCGCACGCAGCCCGGCGATGTCGGGGATGGTTTCGATGTCAAAAACCAGGGTCGGATTCATGGCAGGCATTCAAAATAACAGAGGGGTGATTTTAGCAAACCCCGGCCGTGAACCGCAGACGAATTGCCCGCGGAAACTGCATTTGACCCGTCCCGCCGACGCGGGCGGGGTGAGGAAACGCGCTACTTGTACTTGCGGATCAGGCCGACCAGCACACCGAATATCTCCAGCGACCCCTGCGGACGGATCACCGGATAGGCCGGATTGGCCGGGCGCAGGATGTATTGGCCGCGTTCCTTGTCCAGCGTCTTCAGGGTGAATTCGTTGTCCACGATGGCGACCACGATGTCGCCGATGCTGGCGATGTTGCGCTTCTCGACCACGGCGATGTCGCCATTGTGAATGCCCGCATCGATCATCGAATCGCCTTTCACCGGCACCAGCGTGGTGGTGGATGGCTTTTCGATCAGCATCTCGTCGATGACGAAATAATCGCCCTGCGTCGCACTCACGGTGACCGGCATCCCGGCCGGAACGGAAGATTCGGCCAAGGGACGCGCGAAGAAATCGCGCGTCGGGATCAGCATGGCATCCGGCGTGCGCTCCAGGAAGCCCGCCTTCACCAGCCTATCTAGGATCGCCTTGACCCAGGATTTTGAGGCGATGCCGAACACCTCGCACAGCGCGGCATAAGAAGGGATACTCTTCCAAGAAGCGTAGTAATCCTGCAATTTGGCCAGATACTCCGCATCTCTGGCGCTTGGATCTGAATCGGACATGGCACCCCCGGCAAGAACGAACGTTCTCGCATCCTAAAGAACGAACGTTCTGATGTCAATACATCCAGGCGCACGGGCGAACCGGACAGAATGGATGCAGCCTGCGCGGCATCGCTTGCTAGAATGCCGCGCATTCCACGGAGACGATCCCTTGCAAAGATTCAAACGCCTGCTACTCATGCCGCTCACATGGCTCGCCGCCATCGTTTTCCTGATCGAAGAAGCCATCTGGGACTGGACTGCGGCGCTCATGGCCAGACTGGGGGCCATCCGTTTCATCCATGCAGTCGAAGCACGCATCGCGGCACTCCCGTCGCGCTGGGCACTGTTCGCATTCCTGTTGCCCTCTGTCACCCTGATCCCGGCCAAGCTGATCGGCCTGCACGCGATCGCTGCGGGACACTGGCTCATTGGCAGCGGCGTCTTCCTGCTGGCCAAACTGCTCGGCATGGCGCTGTTCTCGCGCATCTTCAACCTCACCCGGCCGGCGCTGATGCAACTCGCCTGGTTCGCCCGCCTGTATGCAGCCGTGATGCATTACCGCAACCGGATCCACGCCTATCTGGACAGCTGGCCCGCCTATCAGCGCATCAAACTGCGCAGCGTTGCGCTGAAGACCTCCTTCAAAGCAGCCTTCCAGCGCAAGGCATGAAAAAGCCCGGCACAAGGCCGGGCTATCCTGCATCCCGATCAGGGAAAAATCACGCGAAGTTCTTCGCCGCGAAATCCCAGTTCACCAGGTGATTGAGGAAGGTCTCGACGAACTTGGGACGCAGGTTGCGGTAGTCGATGTAGTAGGCGTGCTCCCACACATCGACCGTCAACACTGGCTTGCCCTCGCCGCTCTTCAACGGCGTGCCGGCCGCACCGAGGTTGACGATATCGAGCGAACCGTCGGCCTTCTTCACCAGCCAGGTCCAGCCGGAACCGAAGTTGCCCACGGCAGAGGCCTGGAAAGCCTTCTTGAATTCATCCAGCGAACCCCATTTCTTGTTGATGGCCTCAGCCAGCGCACCCGTCGGAGCGCCCCCGCCATTCGGCTTCATGCAGCTCCAGAAGAAGGTGTGGTTGGAAACCTGCGCCGCATTGTTATAGATGCCGCCAGATGATTTCCTGATGATGTCCTCAAGGCTGGCGTTCTCGAATTCCGTACCCTTGATCAGGTTATTCAAGTTGGTGACGTAGGCCTGATGATGCTTGGAGTAGTGGTAATCGAATGTCTCTGCAGACATGTGCGGCACGAGCGCGTCTTTGGCATAAGGCAGCGGGGGCAACTGGTGTTCCATGGCAATCTCCTGATCTATGTTGGTAAAGGAAAAATGGCGTAGCCACTGGCATGCAATATACCATACCTTTATAGTTGGGTATTACATATCCGCACATGCTACAGGGCTTGATGACTTATTAGAACCAGCCAGCGCATCCGGATGTTTTACAATCCACGCCATGAACGACACCAACAAACAGACCGGAGCGGCAAAAACCGCTCGCAACCCCATCAAGATCGTGCCTTTGCAGGAGCGCTTGCGCAAGCCGCAGTGGATACGCGTCAAATCAGGCAGCGGCGCCGGCTATCACGAAGTGAAGCGCATGCTGCGCGAGCACCAGTTGCATACCGTATGCGAAGAGGCCTCCTGCCCCAACATCGGAGAATGTTTCGGCAAAGGCACCGCCAGCTTCATGATTCTGGGTGACATCTGCACCCGCCGTTGCCCCTTCTGCGACGTGGCGCACGGCAAACCGCTGCCGCCCGATGCCAATGAGCCCGGCAACCTGGCCCATTCCATCGGCTTGCTCAAACTCCGGTACGTTGTCATCACCAGCGTCGACAGGGATGACCTGCGCGATGGTGGCGCGCAACATTTTGCCGCATGCCTGCGCGCCATCCGCTCATCGTCGCCCGGCACCAAACTGGAAACGCTGGTGCCTGATTTCCGCGGACGCCTGGATATCGCCCTGGATGCCCTCGCCAGCGAATTGCCCGACGTGCTGAACCACAATCTGGAAACCGTGCCGCGCCTGTATCCTCTGGCACGCCCCGGGGCGGACTATGCACACTCGCTCAAGCTGCTCAAGCAATTCAAGGCGCGCTTCCCGCAGGTGATGACCAAATCCGGGCTGATGCTCGGTCTGGGCGAGACCGATGAAGAAGTGCTGCAAGTCATGCGCGACCTGCGCGAGCACGATGTCGAGATGCTCACGCTGGGCCAATACCTGCAACCTTCCGATGGACACCTGCCGGTGTTGCGTTATGTGCCGCCGGAAACGTTCGCGATGTTCGAGGATGCGGCAAAAAAAATGGGGTTTTCGCATGCCGCCTGCGCACCGATGGTCCGCAGCAGCTATTTCGCCGACATACAAGCGGAGCAGGCCGGCGTGTAACTAACCGGCAGAAAAGCAAACGGGCGCAGCCTTCTGGCTGCGCCCGTTTTTTATGCCTGCAATGAGTCGTCAGGCTTTGACGTTAATGATCGCCCCTATCGCCTGCCCATTGGTGTTGACGGTGGGCTGAAGCTGCTTGCTGGCAGCGGCGGCGGCAGCCTTTCTGCTGTCGTCGTTGTCTTTGTCGTTCTCCACCTCGGTTGCGCGTTCAGCCTGCGTTTGCGGCTGCGGCTGCACCTGCGACACATAAGTATAATTACTTCCAGAATTCAATGAGTTGACTGCCATACCAACCTCCTTTATCACCACCT from Sideroxyarcus emersonii includes:
- a CDS encoding HopJ type III effector protein; translated protein: MELESFLQRLSTAPENVTFDETMAIIDAHYDFIPTAFRNGQLNNAAGQNNGSCKLFSFARLHGLPQQQTLHCFGKYYRDDVLKHPDGSDHQNIRNFIKTGWAGIEFGGDALTPKKS
- a CDS encoding rhodanese-like domain-containing protein, with the protein product MERYDDLVAEALTRVKEIMPWDLSRALAAGSRPILLDVREPSEFDLLRIPGSINVPRGVLEQSCEWDYDETVPELANGREREIVVICRSGKRSVLAADMLQRMGYTNVVSLKTGVRGWSDYEQPLTNAKGEELDADDGDELLAPRVKPEQRKPK
- the rlmD gene encoding 23S rRNA (uracil(1939)-C(5))-methyltransferase RlmD; protein product: MNPVIIESLDHEGRGIAHADGKVIFIEGALTGELVTYSSYRKKNNYEQAKVGQILKQSFMRVQPKCPVFGVCGGCSMQHLDARAQVAVKQRVLEDNLQRIGKVRPEVVLPPIYGQPWGYRQRARLSVRHVLKKDKTLVGFREQNGKYVADMQHCEILTPKIASLLPLLGELNEKFTARDIIPQIEVAVGEFVDVLVLRILAALSPSDEVLIREFADKHSVQFWTQTKGPETVAPFYPLDAPKLSYSLPEFGITMPFAPTEFTQVNSDMNRLMISRAMRLLAPQAGERIADFFCGLGNFTLPIARSGAQVLGVEGSDALVKRARQNAEYNGLAANTTFQMMNLFEMDEAVLAKSGRFDKWLVDPPRDGAIELMKSISDETAPGRIVYVSCNPATLARDAEVLVHVKGYKLKSAGVMNMFPQTSHVESIAVFALE
- a CDS encoding 3'-5' exonuclease, with amino-acid sequence MNPTLVFDIETIPDIAGLRALYELDHAVADAEVAEMAFQMRRQKTGSDFLPHHLQRVAAISCVLREGDNFKVWTLGEPDEDEGSLIKRFFDGIEKYTPQLVSWNGGGFDLPVLHYRGLIHGIQSPRYWDQGEDDKDFKWNNYISRYHSRHLDLMDLLAMYTGRANAPLDELAKLIGFPGKLGMDGSKVWEAYQQGRLVEIRNYCETDVVNTYLVFARFQLMRGQFTKARYEQELDLVRDTLGKSDETHWKEFLAQWPEKKSV
- a CDS encoding LexA family transcriptional regulator, which translates into the protein MSDSDPSARDAEYLAKLQDYYASWKSIPSYAALCEVFGIASKSWVKAILDRLVKAGFLERTPDAMLIPTRDFFARPLAESSVPAGMPVTVSATQGDYFVIDEMLIEKPSTTTLVPVKGDSMIDAGIHNGDIAVVEKRNIASIGDIVVAIVDNEFTLKTLDKERGQYILRPANPAYPVIRPQGSLEIFGVLVGLIRKYK
- a CDS encoding superoxide dismutase; translated protein: MEHQLPPLPYAKDALVPHMSAETFDYHYSKHHQAYVTNLNNLIKGTEFENASLEDIIRKSSGGIYNNAAQVSNHTFFWSCMKPNGGGAPTGALAEAINKKWGSLDEFKKAFQASAVGNFGSGWTWLVKKADGSLDIVNLGAAGTPLKSGEGKPVLTVDVWEHAYYIDYRNLRPKFVETFLNHLVNWDFAAKNFA
- the lipA gene encoding lipoyl synthase, which encodes MNDTNKQTGAAKTARNPIKIVPLQERLRKPQWIRVKSGSGAGYHEVKRMLREHQLHTVCEEASCPNIGECFGKGTASFMILGDICTRRCPFCDVAHGKPLPPDANEPGNLAHSIGLLKLRYVVITSVDRDDLRDGGAQHFAACLRAIRSSSPGTKLETLVPDFRGRLDIALDALASELPDVLNHNLETVPRLYPLARPGADYAHSLKLLKQFKARFPQVMTKSGLMLGLGETDEEVLQVMRDLREHDVEMLTLGQYLQPSDGHLPVLRYVPPETFAMFEDAAKKMGFSHAACAPMVRSSYFADIQAEQAGV